Proteins co-encoded in one Thamnophis elegans isolate rThaEle1 chromosome 1, rThaEle1.pri, whole genome shotgun sequence genomic window:
- the LRG1 gene encoding leucine-rich alpha-2-glycoprotein isoform X1 — protein sequence MQSRQGNFHQCFWEMFLRAGTFSQHSYIYIYKRVTAGHSRPKRGREAGRHLVWRQRHRMKPPTPTLLIACLVMSLNSYTQQVPHCLPLPGTEKMGFICNVSSLHEFPKGFPSETKTISVQSTQISGLDTEALQGLPELQVLYLMNNQLKTLPGGLFHNLPHLHSLDLSGNLLEDLAPALFANASSLAYLALGGNQLAELRPSWFDTLEDLKILRLDHNQLKEIPDSCFRKLTLLTSLDLSSNLLRCLSPEMFRGLTFLTVLTLKNNPIQSIAPNTFHGTPTLWILSLRNTSLTHVPAGLFRSLKQLGRLDLASNDIVSLDSPLVNVSFLFTLDLSGNPWACDCRLHALFNWVQKERVDLFSKEDVVCAFPKRLKGQVATSLNGSQLCAC from the exons ATGCAATCAAGACAGGGGAATTTTCACCAATGTTTTTGGGAAATGTTTTTGAGGGCAGGAACTTTCTCCCAGCActcatatatatat atataTAAGAGAGTAACTGCTGGACACAGCAGaccaaaaagagggagagaagctgGCAGACATTTGGTTTGGAGACAGAGA caTAGGATGAAGCCTCCAACTCCAACTCTTCTGATCGCCTGCCTTGTGATGTCCCTCAACAGCTACACCCAACAGGTCCCTCACTGCCTGCCCCTTCCCGGCACAGAAAAGATGGGTTTTATCTGCAATGTTTCATCGCTCCATGAATTTCCCAAAGGCTTCCCCAGTGAAACCAAGACAATCTCCGTTCAGTCCACCCAGATCTCTGGCCTTGACACAGAGGCCCTGCAGGGTCTTCCGGAGCTCCAGGTGCTCTATCTAATGAACAACCAGTTGAAGACTCTTCCGGGTGGCCTCTTCCATAACCTCCCACACCTGCACTCCCTGGATCTTTCCGGAAATCTCCTGGAAGATCTAGCTCCAGCGCTCTTCGCCAATGCAAGTAGCCTGGCCTACTTAGCCCTCGGTGGAAACCAACTGGCCGAACTGCGCCCGTCCTGGTTCGATACCCTGGAGGACCTCAAGATCCTGCGCCTCGACCACAATCAGCTGAAGGAGATCCCGGATTCTTGCTTCCGTAAGCTGACCCTGCTGACGTCCCTGGATCTCTCCTCCAACCTCCTCCGCTGCCTCTCTCCAGAGATGTTCAGAGGCCTCACGTTTTTAACGGTCTTAACTCTGAAAAACAACCCCATCCAGTCGATTGCCCCTAACACCTTCCATGGGACTCCCACGCTGTGGATCCTGTCACTGAGGAACACCAGCCTGACCCATGTTCCGGCTGGGCTCTTTCGGTCCTTGAAGCAACTGGGACGGTTGGATCTCGCCAGCAATGATATTGTCTCTCTGGATTCTCCCTTGGTCAACGTATCTTTTTTGTTCACACTCGATCTCTCCGGGAACCCCTGGGCGTGTGACTGCCGCCTGCATGCCCTTTTCAACTGGGTCCAGAAAGAGCGGGTGGATTTGTTCTCCAAAGAGGACGTGGTCTGTGCTTTCCCCAAACGTTTGAAGGGTCAAGTTGCAACTTCACTTAACGGATCCCAACTTTGTGCCTGCTAA
- the LRG1 gene encoding leucine-rich alpha-2-glycoprotein isoform X2, translated as MMKPPTPTLLIACLVMSLNSYTQQVPHCLPLPGTEKMGFICNVSSLHEFPKGFPSETKTISVQSTQISGLDTEALQGLPELQVLYLMNNQLKTLPGGLFHNLPHLHSLDLSGNLLEDLAPALFANASSLAYLALGGNQLAELRPSWFDTLEDLKILRLDHNQLKEIPDSCFRKLTLLTSLDLSSNLLRCLSPEMFRGLTFLTVLTLKNNPIQSIAPNTFHGTPTLWILSLRNTSLTHVPAGLFRSLKQLGRLDLASNDIVSLDSPLVNVSFLFTLDLSGNPWACDCRLHALFNWVQKERVDLFSKEDVVCAFPKRLKGQVATSLNGSQLCAC; from the exons AT GATGAAGCCTCCAACTCCAACTCTTCTGATCGCCTGCCTTGTGATGTCCCTCAACAGCTACACCCAACAGGTCCCTCACTGCCTGCCCCTTCCCGGCACAGAAAAGATGGGTTTTATCTGCAATGTTTCATCGCTCCATGAATTTCCCAAAGGCTTCCCCAGTGAAACCAAGACAATCTCCGTTCAGTCCACCCAGATCTCTGGCCTTGACACAGAGGCCCTGCAGGGTCTTCCGGAGCTCCAGGTGCTCTATCTAATGAACAACCAGTTGAAGACTCTTCCGGGTGGCCTCTTCCATAACCTCCCACACCTGCACTCCCTGGATCTTTCCGGAAATCTCCTGGAAGATCTAGCTCCAGCGCTCTTCGCCAATGCAAGTAGCCTGGCCTACTTAGCCCTCGGTGGAAACCAACTGGCCGAACTGCGCCCGTCCTGGTTCGATACCCTGGAGGACCTCAAGATCCTGCGCCTCGACCACAATCAGCTGAAGGAGATCCCGGATTCTTGCTTCCGTAAGCTGACCCTGCTGACGTCCCTGGATCTCTCCTCCAACCTCCTCCGCTGCCTCTCTCCAGAGATGTTCAGAGGCCTCACGTTTTTAACGGTCTTAACTCTGAAAAACAACCCCATCCAGTCGATTGCCCCTAACACCTTCCATGGGACTCCCACGCTGTGGATCCTGTCACTGAGGAACACCAGCCTGACCCATGTTCCGGCTGGGCTCTTTCGGTCCTTGAAGCAACTGGGACGGTTGGATCTCGCCAGCAATGATATTGTCTCTCTGGATTCTCCCTTGGTCAACGTATCTTTTTTGTTCACACTCGATCTCTCCGGGAACCCCTGGGCGTGTGACTGCCGCCTGCATGCCCTTTTCAACTGGGTCCAGAAAGAGCGGGTGGATTTGTTCTCCAAAGAGGACGTGGTCTGTGCTTTCCCCAAACGTTTGAAGGGTCAAGTTGCAACTTCACTTAACGGATCCCAACTTTGTGCCTGCTAA
- the LRG1 gene encoding leucine-rich alpha-2-glycoprotein isoform X3 — MKPPTPTLLIACLVMSLNSYTQQVPHCLPLPGTEKMGFICNVSSLHEFPKGFPSETKTISVQSTQISGLDTEALQGLPELQVLYLMNNQLKTLPGGLFHNLPHLHSLDLSGNLLEDLAPALFANASSLAYLALGGNQLAELRPSWFDTLEDLKILRLDHNQLKEIPDSCFRKLTLLTSLDLSSNLLRCLSPEMFRGLTFLTVLTLKNNPIQSIAPNTFHGTPTLWILSLRNTSLTHVPAGLFRSLKQLGRLDLASNDIVSLDSPLVNVSFLFTLDLSGNPWACDCRLHALFNWVQKERVDLFSKEDVVCAFPKRLKGQVATSLNGSQLCAC; from the coding sequence ATGAAGCCTCCAACTCCAACTCTTCTGATCGCCTGCCTTGTGATGTCCCTCAACAGCTACACCCAACAGGTCCCTCACTGCCTGCCCCTTCCCGGCACAGAAAAGATGGGTTTTATCTGCAATGTTTCATCGCTCCATGAATTTCCCAAAGGCTTCCCCAGTGAAACCAAGACAATCTCCGTTCAGTCCACCCAGATCTCTGGCCTTGACACAGAGGCCCTGCAGGGTCTTCCGGAGCTCCAGGTGCTCTATCTAATGAACAACCAGTTGAAGACTCTTCCGGGTGGCCTCTTCCATAACCTCCCACACCTGCACTCCCTGGATCTTTCCGGAAATCTCCTGGAAGATCTAGCTCCAGCGCTCTTCGCCAATGCAAGTAGCCTGGCCTACTTAGCCCTCGGTGGAAACCAACTGGCCGAACTGCGCCCGTCCTGGTTCGATACCCTGGAGGACCTCAAGATCCTGCGCCTCGACCACAATCAGCTGAAGGAGATCCCGGATTCTTGCTTCCGTAAGCTGACCCTGCTGACGTCCCTGGATCTCTCCTCCAACCTCCTCCGCTGCCTCTCTCCAGAGATGTTCAGAGGCCTCACGTTTTTAACGGTCTTAACTCTGAAAAACAACCCCATCCAGTCGATTGCCCCTAACACCTTCCATGGGACTCCCACGCTGTGGATCCTGTCACTGAGGAACACCAGCCTGACCCATGTTCCGGCTGGGCTCTTTCGGTCCTTGAAGCAACTGGGACGGTTGGATCTCGCCAGCAATGATATTGTCTCTCTGGATTCTCCCTTGGTCAACGTATCTTTTTTGTTCACACTCGATCTCTCCGGGAACCCCTGGGCGTGTGACTGCCGCCTGCATGCCCTTTTCAACTGGGTCCAGAAAGAGCGGGTGGATTTGTTCTCCAAAGAGGACGTGGTCTGTGCTTTCCCCAAACGTTTGAAGGGTCAAGTTGCAACTTCACTTAACGGATCCCAACTTTGTGCCTGCTAA